The proteins below are encoded in one region of Saccopteryx leptura isolate mSacLep1 chromosome 1, mSacLep1_pri_phased_curated, whole genome shotgun sequence:
- the VPS52 gene encoding vacuolar protein sorting-associated protein 52 homolog — protein sequence MAAAATMAAAARELVLRAGASDMEEDEGPLGGGSGLQEPLQLGELDITSDEFILDEVDVHIQANLEDELVKEALKTGVDLRHYSKQVELELQQIEQKSIRDYIQESENIASLHYQITACDAVLERMEQMLGAFQSDLSSISSEIRTLQEQSGAMNIRLRNRQAVRGRLGELVDGLVVPSALVTAILEAPVTEPRFLEQLQELDAKAAAVREQEARGTAACADVRGVLDRLRVKAVTKIREFILQKIYSFRKPMTNYQIPQTALLKYRFFYQFLMGNERATAKEIRDEYVETLSKIYLSYYRSYLGRLMKVQYEEVAEKDDLMGVEDTAKKGFFSKPSLRSRNTIFTLGTRGSVIAPTELEAPILVPHTAQRGEQRYPFEALFRSQHYALLDNSCREYLFICEFFVVSGPAAHDLFHAVMGRTLSMTLKHLESYLADCYDAIAVFLCIHIVLRFRNIATKRDVPALDRYWEQVLALLWPRFELILEMNVQSVRNTDPQRLGGLDTRPHYITRRYAEFSSALVSINQTIPNERTMQLLGQLQVEVENFVLRVAAEFSSRKEQLVFLINNYDMMLGVLMERAADDSKEVESFQQLLNARTQEFIEELLSPPFGGLVAFVKEAETLIERGQAERLRGEEARVTQLIRGFGSSWKSSVESLSQDVMRSFTNFRNGTSIIQGALTQLIQLYHRFHRVLSQPQLRALPARAELINIHHLMVELKKHKPNF from the exons ATGGCTGCCGCTGCCACCATGGCGGCAGCCGCCCGGGAGCTGGTGTTGCGGGCCGGAGCCTCAGACATGGAGGAGGATGAGGGTCCGCTG GGGGGTGGGTCTGGTCTTCAGGAGCCATTACAACTCGGAGAGTTAGACATCACCTCCGATGAATTTATCCTGGATGAAGTGGACG TTCACATTCAGGCCAATCTGGAGGATGAGTTAGTAAAGGAAGCTCTTAAAACG GGTGTGGATCTCCGTCACTACTCAAAGCAGGTGGAGCTGGAGTTACAGCAGATTGAACAGAAGTCGATTCGGGACT ATATCCAAGAGAGTGAGAACATAGCATCTCTGCACTACCAGATCACAGCCTGCGATGCTGTCCTTGAG CGCATGGAGCAGATGTTGGGGGCTTTTCAGAGCGACCTCAGCTCCATCAGCTCTGAGATCCGGACGCTGCAGGAACAGTCAGGAGCCATGAACATCCGGCTTCGAAACCGCCAAGCAGTGCGGGGGAGACTTGGAGAGCTTGTCGATGGTCTGGTCGTGCCCTCTGCTCTGGTCAC GGCCATTCTGGAGGCTCCAGTGACAGAGCCCCGGTTCCTGGAACAGCTGCAGGAACTGGACGCCAAGGCAGCTGCTGTCCGAGAGCAGGAGGCAAGAGGCACAGCGGCCTGCGCAGACGTCAGAGGGGTGCTCGACCGGCTCCGGGTCAAG GCGGTGACCAAGATCCGAGAGTTCATCCTTCAGAAGATTTATTCCTTCCGAAAGCCGATGACCAACTACCAGATCCCGCAGACGGCCCTGCTGAAGTACAG GTTCTTCTATCAGTTCCTGATGGGCAACGAGAGAGCCACGGCCAAGGAGATCCGGGACGAGTACGTGGAGACGCTGAGCAAGATCTACCTGTCCTACTACCGCTCCTACCTGGGGCGGCTCATGAAGGTGCAG taCGAGGAAGTCGCTGAGAAGGATGACCTCATGGGCGTGGAAGATACAGCGAAGAAAG GATTCTTTTCGAAGCCATCCTTGCGAAGCAGAAACACCATCTTCACCCTGGGGACCAGGGGCTCTGTCATTGCCCCCACTGAGCTGGAGGCCCCCATCCTGGTGCCCCACACCGCCCAGCGGGGAGAACAGAgg TACCCGTTTGAGGCCCTGTTCCGCAGCCAGCACTACGCCCTCCTGGACAACTCCTGCCGGGAGTATCTCTTCATCTgtgaattctttgttgtgtctggCCCGGCCGCGCATGACCTCTTCCACGCCGTCATGGGCCGCACGCTCAGCATGACCCTG AAACACCTGGAGTCCTACCTCGCCGACTGCTACGACGCCATCGCTGTGTTTCTCTGTATCCACATCGTCCTCCGATTCCGCAACATCGCCACCAAGAGGGACGTTCCCGCCCTGGACAG GTACTGGGAGCAGGTGCTCGCCCTGCTGTGGCCCCGGTTTGAGCTGATCCTGGAGATGAATGTCCAGAGTGTCCGAAACACCGACCCTCAGCGCCTCGGCGGGCTGGACACTCGGCCCCACTAT ATCACACGCCGCTACGCAGAGTTCTCCTCTGCCCTGGTCAGCATCAATCAGACGATTCCCAACGAGCGGACGATGCAGCTGCTGGGGCAGCTCCAG gtggaggtggagaacTTTGTCCTCCGGGTGGCGGCCGAGTTCTCCTCCAGGAAGGAGCAGCTCGTGTTTCTGATCAACAACTACGACATGATGCTGGGCGTGCTGATG GAGCGGGCGGCGGACGACAGCAAGGAGGTGGAGAGCTTCCAGCAGCTGCTCAACGCCCGGACACAG GAATTCATTGAGGAGTTGCTGTCTCCCCCCTTTGGGGGTCTGGTGGCATTTGTGAAGGAGGCGGAGACTTTGATTGAACGTGGGCAGGCTGAACGGCTCCGAGGGGAAGAAG CCCGGGTCACTCAGCTGATCCGCGGCTTTGGTAGTTCCTGGAAGTCATCCGTGGAGTCCCTGAGTCAGGATGTAATGCGGAGTTTCACCAATTTCCGAAACGGAACGAGTATCATCCAG GGAGCGTTGACCCAGCTGATCCAGCTCTATCATCGTTTCCACCGGGTGCTGTCGCAGCCCCAGCTCCGCGCGCTCCCTGCCCGGGCCGAGCTCATCAACATCCACCACCTTATGGTGGAGCTCAAGAAGCACAAGCCCAACTTCTGA